A stretch of DNA from Plasmodium cynomolgi strain B DNA, scaffold: 1477, whole genome shotgun sequence:
CCAggtgtaaaattaaaattttatcataataattatatttttcaacaaGTAAATTTTCTAACTTTatacaatataaataaaagcaaacaaacgaataatataataatagacggAATTTTAATAGGAACAATGATGCTATCTACTTTTGTGGATGGTGAGtatatgtttacatttttatatttagttccattttgcatatgttcattatatgtatttctaaaattttctaATGCGTCATAGTAACCCCTGTGAGTGCCAACTTCATATTACTTTATGTACGTTTAATAAGATTTTGAATATTTCCGAGCAGATTTacattccttattttttggggggaattCACTTGATTCTTTATATGCATCAAAATCCTTGTATTGTGTAATTAGTTCATGAagctttatatatgtttcatatttaacgTCGTCTTTATGCTCGTTATATATTACCAAA
This window harbors:
- a CDS encoding CYIR protein (putative;~vir-type antigen) encodes the protein ELQKLYDEKYFDLVIYNEHKDDVKYETYIKLHELITQYKDFDAYKESSEFPPKNKECKSARKYSKSY